The following proteins come from a genomic window of Salvia hispanica cultivar TCC Black 2014 chromosome 4, UniMelb_Shisp_WGS_1.0, whole genome shotgun sequence:
- the LOC125221075 gene encoding uncharacterized protein LOC125221075: MEARDEYFQQREDAAHRKGLSPLTKCTVALRQLAYSTTANIFNEYLHVGDTTGRECLVNFCAGVIDAFGATYLRKPNVQDCQDLMRMHGTVHDFPGMLGSIDCMHWEWKNCPAAWRGQFTNGYKGTHPTMILEAIVSLTTVFGFGMLTLAWWG, from the coding sequence ATGGAGGCGCGCGACGAGTACTTCCAGCAGCGGGAAGATGCGGCCCACAGAAAGGGTCTGTCCCCGCTGACGAAGTGCACGGTTGCGCTTCGTCAGTTGGCATACAGCACTACGGCGAACATATTCAACGAGTATCTTCACGTCGGGGATACAACTGGCCGGGAGTGTCTGGTAAATTTTTGTGCTGGCGTTATTGACGCCTTCGGCGCCACATATTTGCGCAAGCCGAATGTCCAAGATTGTCAGGACCTGATGCGGATGCACGGTACGGTGCACGACTTTCCTGGAATGTTAGGGAGTATTGATTGTATGCActgggagtggaagaattgtcctGCAGCGTGGAGAGGCCAATTCACCAATGGGTATAAGGGTACCCACCCAacgatgatccttgaagccATCGTATCGTTGACCACAGtctttggatttggcatgctcACTTTGGCGTGGTGGGGTTAA
- the LOC125223775 gene encoding E3 ubiquitin-protein ligase DIS1-like isoform X2: MLPMSSGNSYYDDLRMKPEVIDPSENEDTLDIGEHVNDTSETASKPNVAVSTNVRELLECPVCLNAMYPPISQCSNGHTLCSGCKPRVHNRCPTCRHELGNIRCLALEKVAASLELPCKYQNFGCIGIYPYYSKLKHESQCAYRPYNCPYAGSECLVSGDIPFLVSHLKDDHKVDMHSGSTFNHRYVKSNPHEVENATWMLTVFSCFGQYFCLHFEAFQLGMAPVYIAFLRFMGDDNEAKNYSYSLEVGGNGRKMIWQGVPRSIRDSHRKVRDSFDGFIIQRNMALFFSGGDRKELKLRVTGRIWKEQ, encoded by the exons ATGCTTCCGATGTCAAGTGGAAATTCCTACTATGATGACTTGCGAATGAAACCTGAGGTCATTGATCCATCAGAAAATGAAGACACATTGGACATTGGTGAACATGTCAATGACACCTCAGAAACTGCCTCAAAACCTAATGTGGCTGTCTCGACAAATGTCCGTGAACTTCTGGAATGCCCAGTTTGCTTGAATGCTATGTACCCTCCAATTAGTCAG TGTTCCAATGGTCACACATTGTGTTCTGGTTGCAAACCCAGGGTGCACAACCGATGTCCAACTTGCAGGCATGAGCTTGGTAATATCCGTTGTCTGGCATTAGAGAAGGTTGCTGCATCCCTTGAGCTTCCAtgtaaatatcaaaattttgggtGCATAGGAATCTATCCTTACTACAGCAAGCTTAAACACGAATCTCAATGCGCTTATAGACCTTACAATTGTCCTTATGCCGGATCAGAGTGCTTGGTCAGTGGTGATATTCCATTTCTTGTGAGCCATTTGAAAGATGATCACAAAGTAGACATGCATAGCGGTAGTACTTTTAACCATCGCTATGTCAAATCAAATCCGCATGAAGTTGAGAATGCAACATGGATGCTTACG GTTTTCAGTTGCTTTGGGCAGTATTTCTGTCTGCATTTCGAAGCATTTCAGCTTGGAATGGCACCAGTTTACATAGCATTTTTGCGGTTCATGGGCGATGACAATGAGGCAAAAAACTATAGCTATAGCCTAGAGGTTGGAGGTAATGGAAGGAAGATGATATGGCAAGGAGTGCCCAGGAGCATCCGGGACAGCCACCGAAAGGTTCGTGACAGTTTTGATGGGTTCATCATACAACGTAACATGGCACTCTTTTTCTCTGGTGGAGACAGGAAAGAGCTGAAGCTGCGGGTTACTGGTAGGATCTGGAAGGAGCAGTAA
- the LOC125223775 gene encoding E3 ubiquitin-protein ligase DIS1-like isoform X1 produces the protein MDCTKPCDFREDLIWVPLFCFKGSPYMLPMSSGNSYYDDLRMKPEVIDPSENEDTLDIGEHVNDTSETASKPNVAVSTNVRELLECPVCLNAMYPPISQCSNGHTLCSGCKPRVHNRCPTCRHELGNIRCLALEKVAASLELPCKYQNFGCIGIYPYYSKLKHESQCAYRPYNCPYAGSECLVSGDIPFLVSHLKDDHKVDMHSGSTFNHRYVKSNPHEVENATWMLTVFSCFGQYFCLHFEAFQLGMAPVYIAFLRFMGDDNEAKNYSYSLEVGGNGRKMIWQGVPRSIRDSHRKVRDSFDGFIIQRNMALFFSGGDRKELKLRVTGRIWKEQ, from the exons ATGGATTGTACCAAACCTTGTGATTTCAGAGAAGATTTGATTTGGGTGCCACTTTTCTGCTTTAAA GGCTCACCATACATGCTTCCGATGTCAAGTGGAAATTCCTACTATGATGACTTGCGAATGAAACCTGAGGTCATTGATCCATCAGAAAATGAAGACACATTGGACATTGGTGAACATGTCAATGACACCTCAGAAACTGCCTCAAAACCTAATGTGGCTGTCTCGACAAATGTCCGTGAACTTCTGGAATGCCCAGTTTGCTTGAATGCTATGTACCCTCCAATTAGTCAG TGTTCCAATGGTCACACATTGTGTTCTGGTTGCAAACCCAGGGTGCACAACCGATGTCCAACTTGCAGGCATGAGCTTGGTAATATCCGTTGTCTGGCATTAGAGAAGGTTGCTGCATCCCTTGAGCTTCCAtgtaaatatcaaaattttgggtGCATAGGAATCTATCCTTACTACAGCAAGCTTAAACACGAATCTCAATGCGCTTATAGACCTTACAATTGTCCTTATGCCGGATCAGAGTGCTTGGTCAGTGGTGATATTCCATTTCTTGTGAGCCATTTGAAAGATGATCACAAAGTAGACATGCATAGCGGTAGTACTTTTAACCATCGCTATGTCAAATCAAATCCGCATGAAGTTGAGAATGCAACATGGATGCTTACG GTTTTCAGTTGCTTTGGGCAGTATTTCTGTCTGCATTTCGAAGCATTTCAGCTTGGAATGGCACCAGTTTACATAGCATTTTTGCGGTTCATGGGCGATGACAATGAGGCAAAAAACTATAGCTATAGCCTAGAGGTTGGAGGTAATGGAAGGAAGATGATATGGCAAGGAGTGCCCAGGAGCATCCGGGACAGCCACCGAAAGGTTCGTGACAGTTTTGATGGGTTCATCATACAACGTAACATGGCACTCTTTTTCTCTGGTGGAGACAGGAAAGAGCTGAAGCTGCGGGTTACTGGTAGGATCTGGAAGGAGCAGTAA
- the LOC125218991 gene encoding aspartyl protease AED3, which yields MEHSNILVTLVFFICLSTSCNGSSFNPCSSPGSDLSVIPMFGKCSPFDSPKPATSWVDAVFNMASNDPKRISYLANLVAPKPTPAPIASGQVINAGNYVVRVKIGTPGQLFFMVLDTSNDAAWIPCSGCTGCSSAVFASNSSTTYASLDCSVPECTQVSGVSCPTVGSGSCLFNRSYGAGSTFSATLSRDTLTLGNTVIPNYAFGCVNTISGGSIPPQGLLGLGRGPMSLLSQTGAVYSGVFSYCLPSFKSYYFSGSLKLGPAGQPKNIRTTPLLKNPHRPSLYYVNLTGVSVGRVNIPIAPELLAFDPSTGSGTIIDSGTVITRFVQPIYISIRDEFRKQITGAISSLGAFDTCFAATNEEIAPTVTFHFTGLDLKLPMENVLIHSSSGSLACLAMAAAPNNVNSVLNVIANLQQQNLRILFDTVNSRLGVARELCN from the coding sequence ATGGAACACTCCAATATTCTTGTGACATTAGTCTTCTTCATTTGTCTCTCCACATCTTGCAATGGTTCTTCTTTCAACCCATGTTCGTCCCCCGGTTCGGATCTATCCGTCATCCCCATGTTCGGCAAATGCTCACCATTCGACTCGCCCAAACCCGCTACATCATGGGTTGACGCCGTCTTTAACATGGCCTCAAACGACCCGAAACGAATTTCATATTTGGCAAACCTAGTCGCACCAAAACCCACCCCCGCCCCTATCGCCTCGGGCCAGGTCATAAACGCGGGCAACTACGTTGTCCGGGTCAAGATTGGGACTCCGGGCCAGCTCTTCTTCATGGTGTTGGACACTAGCAACGACGCTGCATGGATTCCATGCAGCGGTTGCACCGGGTGCTCGTCTGCTGTCTTCGCCTCCAACTCCTCCACCACTTACGCCTCACTGGACTGCTCTGTACCAGAATGTACCCAAGTCAGCGGGGTCTCGTGCCCGACAGTTGGTTCCGGTTCATGCCTCTTTAACAGGTCCTACGGTGCCGGATCGACCTTCTCGGCCACGCTATCCCGTGACACCCTCACTTTAGGCAACACCGTCATCCCAAACTATGCTTTCGGGTGTGTCAACACCATTTCGGGCGGGTCGATCCCGCCCCAAGGGTTATTGGGCTTGGGCCGTGGACCAATGTCATTACTTTCTCAAACCGGGGCGGTCTATTCAGGTGTATTCTCATATTGTCTCCCTAGCTTCAAGTCGTACTACTTCTCGGGCTCACTCAAACTCGGACCCGCGGGCCAACCCAAGAACATCCGAACCACCCCGCTCTTGAAGAACCCACACCGCCCATCGCTATACTACGTGAACCTCACCGGAGTCAGTGTGGGCCGGGTCAATATTCCAATAGCACCAGAGCTACTAGCATTCGACCCAAGCACTGGGTCGGGTACCATTATAGATTCGGGCACTGTTATAACCCGGTTCGTCCAACCCATATACATAAGTATTCGGGATGAATTTAGGAAGCAAATAACAGGGGCGATAAGCTCGTTGGGAGCGTTCGACACTTGCTTTGCAGCGACGAATGAAGAGATAGCGCCAACTGTTACGTTTCATTTTACGGGGCTGGATTTAAAGCTTCCGATGGAGAATGTGTTGATCCATAGCAGCTCGGGGTCGTTGGCGTGCTTGGCGATGGCAGCGGCGCCGAACAATGTGAACTCAGTGCTCAATGTGATAGCCAATTTGCAGCAGCAGAATCTAAGGATTTTGTTCGACACTGTCAATTCTCGCCTTGGAGTTGCCCGTGAGCTCTGTAATTAG
- the LOC125222816 gene encoding F-box protein SKIP5 — MEAGQPKLKKLAKRGKNPYNCQINNLDDGCLMLIFSFLCPIPDRYNTALVCRRWRFLACHPRLWLRVDRSVNDLSEPGVYPNIETAVAAARPGDTVLIAAGGIHRTSNIQIKKPICLIGAGELPDDTTLICSRGSESALEFLATCKLANLTVRAELGCCLLHRGGRLTIDGCILQCESNPLDHLSHAIVTTASPPDGVPAAALKKNGDCVTVMRTRIEGGAKAVLTSGTLSLQQVRVIYTRTSLFFWFSVEQT; from the exons ATGGAGGCAGGGCAGCCGAAGTTGAAGAAATTAGCAAAGCGCGGCAAGAATCCATACAattgtcaaataaataatctCGATGATGGTTGTCTCATGCTAATTTTCAGCTTCCTCTGCCCCATTCCAG ATCGGTATAACACCGCCCTCGTTTGCCGCAGATGGCGATTCCTAGCATGCCACCCTCGTCTCTGGTTGCGAGTTGATAGGTCTGTTAATGATCTATCTGAGCCTGGGGTTTACCCCAATATTGAGACGGCTGTCGCTGCAGCAAG GCCTGGAGACACAGTATTGATTGCAGCTGGAGGGATTCACCGAACTTCTAATATTCAGATCAAGAAGCCTATCTGCCTT ATTGGCGCAGGTGAACTCCCTGATGATACAACACTTATCTGCTCCCGTGGTTCTGAGAG TGCCCTGGAGTTCTTGGCAACATGCAAGCTGGCTAATCTGACGGTGAGGGCCGAGCTCGGCTGCTGCCTTCTGCACAGGGGTGGGAGGCTCACTATTGATGGCTGTATTCTCCAATGCGAGTCAAATCCCTTGGACCATCTCTCTCATGCCATTGTGACCACCGCAAGCCCTCCTGATGGAGTTCCAGCTGCTGCATTAAAGAAGAATGGTGATTGTGTTACTGTAATGCGTACACGGATTGAGGGAGGTGCAAAAGCTGTCTTGACAAGCGGAACACTCTCCCTGCAGCAAGTACGTGTCATATATACTCGCACTTCCCTGTTTTTCTGGTTCAGCGTCGAGCAAACTTGA
- the LOC125221077 gene encoding uncharacterized protein LOC125221077: MASFLEDNLLPNGFQERVFASRQEAAWKDVERGFGVLQARWEIVKGPARSWYRHHIANVMYACIILHNMIIHDEGRAASEWSDAEAAPNAGHATPPVVQGLAYGVSERLQAQESMRNQQAHLQLMNDMIEEVWTRSGR, encoded by the coding sequence ATGGCCAGTTTTCTTGAAGACAATCTCCTGCCCAACGGATTCCAGGAGAGAGTTTTTGCTTCTCGCCAAGAAGCTGCATGGAAGGACGTGGAGCGAGGATTCGGTGTGCTTCAAGCGCGTTGGGAAATAGTGAAAGGCCCGGCTCGTTCCTGGTACAGGCATCATATCGCCAATGTCATGTACGCGTGCAtcatcttgcacaacatgattattcaCGATGAAGGTCGTGCAGCTAGTGAGTGGTCCGACGCTGAAGCCGCTCCAAACGCAGGTCATGCAACTCCGCCGGTCGTTCAAGGTTTAGCCTATGGAGTCAGCGAGAGATTACAAGCTCAGGAGAGCATGCGCAACCAACAAGCTCATCTTCAACTCATGaacgacatgattgaagaagtttggacaCGTAGTGGTCGTTGA